Proteins encoded by one window of Anoplopoma fimbria isolate UVic2021 breed Golden Eagle Sablefish chromosome 23, Afim_UVic_2022, whole genome shotgun sequence:
- the itfg2 gene encoding KICSTOR complex protein ITFG2: MRSLNYVQRVSLDFTGTLFPHAICLGDADNDSLNELVVGDTNGKLLVYKNDDSKPWVTRTCVGMLTCVAVGDVCNKGKNFVVAVGAEGWFHLFDLTAATASKADSSSQHEFMSSDDQKPLFTQHIPANTKVILISDIDGDGRSELVVGYTDRVVRAFRWEEPSDGSELGSGQLVLLKKWLLEGQVDSLSVNPGPEGLPELMVSQPGCGYAILLCSWTQQDSNGSGEEAPATPGSEGPSRDVVLHLTTGRIHNKNVSTHLIGSISKGSKEESSKCGLFALCTLDGTLKLMDSSEQLLWSVQVDHQLFALQKLDVTGDGREEVVACAWDGQTYIIDHNRTVVRFQFDENVNAFCAGQYTCKEGKNSPCLVYVSFNHKIYIYWKVELERMESTNMLRVLEEKPEFTSRLKVLGVDTDDPAAVRALVANVLYKDSQT; this comes from the exons ATGCGGTCCCTGAACTACGTTCAACGCGTCAGTCTGGACTTCACAGGGACTCTGTTTCCTCATGCCATCTGTCTGGGAGATGCAGACAACGactct TTGAACGAGCTGGTCGTAGGTGACACCAACGGGAAGCTTCTTGTGTACAAGAATGACGACTCCAAACCCTGGGTCACCAGAACCTGTGTGGGCATG CTGACTTGTGTTGCGGTCGGAGATGTCTGCAACAAAGGAAAG AACTTTGTGGTAGCTGTTGGAGCGGAGGGCTGGTTTCACCTCTTTGACTTGACAGCTGCCACCGCAAGTAAAGCAGATTCATCCAGTCAGCATGAATTCATGTCCTCAGATGACCAGAAGCCCCTCTTCACCCAACATATTCCTGCCAACACCAAAGTCATCCTCATCAGTGATATCG ACGGTGACGGCCGCAGTGAGCTGGTGGTCGGCTACACGGACCGAGTGGTGCGAGCTTTCCGCTGGGAGGAGCCGTCTGACGGTTCGGAGCTCGGATCCGGACAGCTGGTTCTGCTGAAGAAATGGCTTCTGGAGGGGCAG GTGGACAGTCTGTCAGTGAACCCGGGTCCAGAGGGTTTACCAGAGCTGATGGTGTCTCAGCCGGGCTGCGGCTACGCCATCCTGCTCTGTTCCTGGACTCAACAGGACTCCAACGGCTCCGGAGAAGAAGCCCCCGCCACCCCTGGGAG TGAGGGACCTTCCAGAGATGTAGTTCTCCATCTGACCACCGGGCGGATACACAACAAGAATGTTTCCACTCATCTTATCGGCAGCATCAGTAAAG gcTCTAAAGAGGAATCTTCTAAATGTGGGCTGTTTGCTCTCTGTACTTTAGATG GTACGCTGAAGTTGATGGACAGCTCGGAGCAGCTGTTGTGGTCGGTGCAGGTGGATCATCAGCTGTTTGCGCTGCAGAAGCTCGACGTtact ggtGACGgcagagaggaggtggtggcGTGCGCCTGGGATGGTCAAACCTACATCATCGACCACAACCGGACGGTCGTGCGGTTCCAGTTCGATGAGAACGTCAACGCCTTCTGTGCAG ggcAGTACACGTGTAAGGAGGGTAAGAACAGCCCCTGTCTGGTCTACGTCAGCTTCAATCACAAAATCTACATCTACTGGAAGGTGGAGCTGGAGCGCATGGAGTCCACCAACATGTTACGGGTCCTGGAGGAGAAACCAGAGTTCACCAGCCGCCTGAAGGTGCTGGGAGTCG ATACAGACGACCCAGCAGCAGTGAGAGCTCTGGTGGCCAACGTTCTCTACAAGGACTCACAGActtag